Proteins from a single region of Parasedimentitalea psychrophila:
- a CDS encoding ABC transporter ATP-binding protein, whose product MTQPKILSLNALSKRFGSVVANDSVSLELHRGEVLALLGENGAGKTTLMNMLFGHYMPDGGSIDVAAPSGDMQPLPLGHPQAALSAGIGMVHQHFTLAENLSALDNITLGSEPLFSLRRDRAGARAKVQGIMTRTGLTAPLDTPVGKLSVGERQRVEILKALYRDARILVLDEPTAVLTPQEADTLFENIGAMTRDGLSVIFISHKLREVLAFSHRIAVLRHGVKVGEIATSDADQRVIARMMVGEDTPTPTRAAMKPGAPVLALSGLGLRSHAARDSLTDVNLTVHAHEILGIAGVSGNGQSALAAVISGLRRPDSGSIQVDGVEILNPDPKVMIKAGVGRIPEDRHHDGIVGAMSVAENMIIERLDDPLVQTNGLLNRHAIAANAKTLSQSYDVRGPGPDAPARLLSGGNIQKLILARVFEQNARLILANQPIRGLDMGAAAEVSRRLLEARAAGAGVLLISEDLDEILGLADRIMVIHDGQLTEISSRNREDIGLKMAGEHT is encoded by the coding sequence ATGACACAGCCCAAAATCCTCTCATTAAACGCGCTGTCCAAGCGGTTTGGCTCCGTTGTGGCCAATGACAGCGTCAGTCTCGAACTGCACCGGGGCGAGGTTCTGGCCCTGCTGGGTGAAAACGGCGCTGGCAAGACGACGCTGATGAACATGCTGTTTGGCCACTATATGCCCGACGGCGGCTCTATCGACGTGGCCGCGCCCAGTGGCGACATGCAGCCGCTGCCCCTCGGCCATCCACAGGCGGCGCTGTCGGCGGGTATCGGTATGGTGCATCAGCACTTTACCCTCGCCGAAAACCTGTCGGCACTGGACAATATCACGCTGGGGTCCGAACCGCTGTTCTCCCTGCGCCGCGACCGGGCCGGGGCCCGCGCCAAGGTGCAGGGCATCATGACCCGCACCGGGTTGACCGCGCCGCTGGACACGCCGGTTGGCAAGCTGTCGGTGGGCGAGCGTCAGCGGGTGGAGATCCTCAAGGCGCTGTACCGCGATGCCCGCATTCTGGTGCTGGATGAACCCACCGCCGTGTTGACCCCGCAAGAGGCCGACACCCTTTTTGAAAACATCGGCGCCATGACCCGCGACGGGCTATCAGTGATCTTCATCTCGCATAAACTGCGCGAAGTGCTGGCGTTTTCCCACCGCATCGCGGTGCTGCGCCACGGTGTGAAGGTGGGCGAGATCGCCACCTCTGATGCGGATCAGCGGGTGATTGCCCGGATGATGGTGGGCGAGGACACCCCAACCCCAACCCGGGCCGCGATGAAACCCGGCGCCCCGGTGCTGGCACTGTCGGGCCTTGGACTGCGCAGCCATGCGGCGCGCGACAGCCTGACAGATGTAAACCTGACCGTACACGCCCATGAAATCCTCGGCATTGCCGGGGTGTCGGGCAATGGCCAGTCGGCACTGGCGGCCGTGATCTCAGGCCTGCGCCGCCCCGATAGCGGCAGCATTCAGGTCGATGGCGTCGAAATCCTGAACCCTGACCCCAAGGTCATGATCAAGGCCGGCGTCGGCCGCATCCCTGAAGACCGCCATCACGATGGTATCGTTGGTGCCATGTCGGTGGCCGAGAATATGATCATCGAGCGGTTGGATGATCCATTGGTACAGACCAATGGCTTGCTGAACCGCCACGCAATTGCGGCCAATGCCAAGACCCTCAGCCAGTCCTATGACGTGCGCGGCCCCGGTCCCGATGCTCCGGCCCGGCTGCTATCTGGCGGCAATATCCAGAAACTGATCCTGGCGCGGGTGTTTGAACAGAACGCCCGGCTGATCCTGGCCAACCAACCGATCCGAGGCCTCGACATGGGCGCCGCCGCCGAGGTCAGCCGCCGCCTGCTAGAGGCCCGCGCCGCCGGGGCAGGGGTGCTGCTGATATCTGAGGATCTGGACGAGATTCTGGGGCTGGCTGACCGCATCATGGTGATCCACGACGGCCAGTTGACCGAGATCAGCAGCCGCAACCGTGAAGACATTGGCCTGAAAATGGCAGGAGAGCACACATGA
- a CDS encoding BMP family protein, which yields MKSKFSITRRAMLAGTAALALMLPAGAALAGTVKVAAIYTLPVEQQWISRIHLALNAAKDRGEIDYVFSENVANTDYERVMREYAEQGVQLVVGEVFGLERAARKVAADYPETGFLMGSSFGPVAPNFSVFDNWIHEPSYLSGMVAGASTESNVIGMVGGYAIPEVNRLMNAFMEGARATNPEVKFLVNFIDSWYDPPKAKESAFAMMDAGADIMFAERFGVADAAVERGVKAVGNVIDTSADYPNTILTSALWHMEPTIDRAIAAVAGGTFEAADYGQYSFMGYGGGSLVVDESLVSAEVLAEVEKTEESIMEGMFRVNVNDDRPVSDK from the coding sequence ATGAAAAGCAAATTTTCTATTACACGACGGGCAATGTTGGCCGGAACGGCTGCGCTGGCACTTATGTTGCCCGCCGGTGCGGCCCTAGCCGGAACCGTCAAGGTCGCAGCTATTTACACGCTGCCGGTGGAGCAGCAATGGATCAGCCGTATCCACCTGGCGCTGAATGCCGCCAAAGACCGCGGCGAGATCGACTATGTTTTCTCGGAAAACGTCGCCAACACCGACTATGAGCGGGTGATGCGCGAATACGCTGAACAAGGCGTGCAACTGGTGGTGGGCGAGGTGTTCGGCCTGGAACGTGCGGCGCGCAAAGTGGCCGCAGACTATCCCGAAACGGGCTTCCTGATGGGCTCCTCCTTTGGTCCGGTCGCACCGAATTTCTCGGTGTTCGACAACTGGATCCACGAACCAAGCTATCTGTCTGGCATGGTGGCGGGCGCCAGCACCGAAAGCAACGTGATCGGCATGGTCGGTGGCTATGCGATCCCCGAAGTGAACCGGCTGATGAACGCCTTTATGGAGGGCGCCCGCGCCACCAACCCCGAGGTCAAGTTCCTGGTGAACTTCATCGACAGTTGGTATGATCCGCCCAAGGCCAAGGAAAGCGCCTTTGCGATGATGGATGCCGGTGCGGACATCATGTTCGCCGAGCGGTTCGGCGTCGCCGATGCCGCCGTGGAGCGTGGCGTCAAGGCCGTCGGCAATGTGATCGACACCTCTGCCGACTATCCCAATACCATCCTGACCTCTGCCCTGTGGCACATGGAACCCACCATCGACCGCGCCATTGCGGCTGTGGCCGGTGGCACGTTTGAGGCAGCCGATTATGGCCAGTACAGCTTTATGGGCTACGGCGGCGGATCCTTGGTGGTGGATGAATCGCTGGTCTCAGCCGAGGTGCTGGCCGAGGTCGAAAAGACCGAAGAGTCGATCATGGAGGGCATGTTCCGTGTCAACGTGAACGACGACCGTCCGGTCTCGGATAAGTAA
- a CDS encoding ABC transporter ATP-binding protein: MSGLTLNNVVKKYGDIQVIHGVDLTIDDGEFCVFVGPSGCGKSTLLRMVAGLEETTDGQITIGGRDVTAIDPAERGVAMVFQTYALYPHMTVEQNMGFGLKMTGHPKDEVRAKVAAASKILKLDDYLARKPKALSGGQRQRVAIGRAIVRGPEVFLFDEPLSNLDAELRVDMRIEIARLHKEIGATMIYVTHDQVEAMTLADKIVVLRDGRIEQVGSPMHLYNDPDNKFVAGFIGSPSMNFIDGVVEGGQIRVPSLGDVLVATSVALPAEGAPVYVGLRPQHLNIEEGDSDIKLDIREQLGGVAYVYLTTPTGGRITVETRGDEALPEGGSVRLRFDDADVLVFDKISEQRLR, translated from the coding sequence ATGTCGGGACTGACACTGAACAACGTGGTCAAGAAATATGGCGACATCCAGGTAATCCACGGGGTTGATCTGACGATTGATGACGGTGAATTCTGCGTCTTCGTCGGCCCCTCGGGCTGCGGTAAATCCACCCTGTTGCGGATGGTCGCCGGGCTGGAAGAAACCACCGATGGCCAGATCACCATTGGTGGTCGGGACGTCACCGCAATTGATCCCGCTGAACGCGGTGTGGCGATGGTGTTTCAGACCTACGCCCTGTACCCGCATATGACGGTTGAGCAAAACATGGGCTTTGGCCTGAAGATGACCGGCCACCCCAAGGATGAGGTCCGGGCAAAGGTTGCCGCCGCCTCCAAGATCCTGAAACTCGACGATTATCTCGCCCGAAAGCCCAAGGCTCTGTCCGGCGGCCAGCGCCAGCGCGTCGCCATTGGTCGCGCCATCGTGCGTGGCCCCGAGGTGTTCCTGTTTGATGAGCCGCTGTCCAACCTTGATGCCGAGCTGCGCGTCGATATGCGGATCGAGATCGCCCGCCTGCACAAGGAAATCGGCGCCACCATGATCTATGTGACCCATGATCAGGTGGAGGCAATGACGCTGGCGGACAAGATCGTGGTGCTGCGCGATGGCCGCATCGAACAGGTCGGCAGCCCGATGCATCTGTACAACGATCCCGACAATAAATTTGTGGCCGGCTTCATCGGCTCGCCCAGTATGAACTTCATCGACGGTGTGGTCGAAGGCGGCCAGATCCGGGTGCCTTCGCTGGGGGATGTGCTGGTGGCCACTTCGGTTGCTTTGCCGGCGGAGGGCGCGCCGGTCTATGTCGGGTTGCGCCCGCAGCATCTGAACATCGAAGAGGGTGACAGCGATATCAAACTAGATATCCGCGAGCAGCTGGGCGGCGTCGCCTATGTCTACCTGACCACGCCCACCGGCGGACGTATCACCGTTGAAACCCGTGGAGACGAGGCTCTCCCCGAGGGCGGTTCGGTCAGGTTGCGCTTTGACGACGCGGATGTGCTGGTTTTTGACAAGATATCCGAGCAGCGTCTGCGGTAA
- a CDS encoding IclR family transcriptional regulator, whose amino-acid sequence MAERQAGDGTVGKALEVLDMVAGFERPVRFSEVLEDSPYPKGTLYRLFQTLTNQGMLSYDPDRQTYGLGVRLVRLAHAAWQQSSLAPIARSYVDALSQSTGETVHLAQFDHAQVLYLDKRNALNPIEMYSQAGKIGPAYCTGVGKAMMAFLGEEEVARIIAQQSFHRFTEHTLTTEAALRADLADIRVKGFGMDREEHEPGIICIAAPILTRRGRVLGGLSVTSTTAQKSLAELEALAPQVQATAQDIAVEAQNWRFPDQATDTIRAGT is encoded by the coding sequence ATGGCAGAACGGCAGGCAGGGGACGGAACCGTCGGAAAAGCACTGGAAGTGCTTGATATGGTGGCGGGCTTTGAACGTCCCGTGCGATTTTCAGAGGTCCTGGAGGACAGCCCCTATCCAAAGGGGACGCTGTATCGTTTATTTCAGACGCTCACCAATCAGGGCATGTTGTCCTATGACCCGGATCGTCAAACCTATGGGCTGGGTGTGCGGCTGGTCCGTCTGGCCCATGCCGCCTGGCAGCAAAGCTCCTTGGCGCCCATTGCCCGCAGCTATGTGGATGCCCTGTCCCAGTCCACCGGCGAGACGGTACATCTGGCGCAGTTTGACCATGCACAGGTGCTCTATCTGGACAAACGCAACGCGCTCAACCCGATCGAGATGTATTCACAGGCTGGCAAGATTGGCCCGGCCTATTGCACCGGTGTTGGCAAGGCGATGATGGCCTTTCTGGGCGAAGAAGAGGTGGCCCGGATCATCGCCCAGCAAAGCTTTCACCGCTTCACTGAACACACGCTAACCACCGAGGCGGCGCTGCGGGCTGATCTGGCGGACATCCGCGTCAAGGGGTTCGGCATGGACCGCGAAGAGCACGAGCCCGGCATCATTTGTATCGCCGCGCCAATCCTGACCCGACGCGGCCGGGTGCTGGGCGGGCTATCGGTCACATCGACCACTGCACAGAAATCACTGGCCGAGCTTGAGGCGCTGGCGCCGCAGGTTCAGGCCACAGCACAAGACATCGCGGTCGAGGCCCAGAACTGGCGCTTTCCTGACCAAGCCACTGACACTATTCGAGCGGGGACATAA
- a CDS encoding ABC transporter substrate-binding protein: MVTKFKTTIAALAASTILATSAFAGELVINTDTSDPAPKAAFEQLIADFEAANPGITVKWNLFDHEGYKTSIRNFLTADAPDLANWYAGNRMLPYVNAGLFEDVSDVWDDNGLNESLASAAGSMTIDGKKWGVPYTYYQWGVYYRKDIFEANSIEVPTNWDEFKAAGATLTEAGVTPITIGTKYLWTAGGVFDYLNLRTNGYEFHMALTKGEVEWTDPRVVDTMNNWKELIDAGFFLENHTSYSWQEALAPMVAGDAAMYVMGNFAVAPLREAGLSDDQLGFFQFPVINPDVPLAEEAPTDTLHIPANATNKEDARKFLAFLATADAQTKINETLGQLPIHKDATVGDDKFLQAGYAMLSSTDGGIAQFFDRDAPAEMAKIGMEGFQEFMVKPERLDAILARLEKTRQRVYK, from the coding sequence ATGGTTACCAAATTCAAAACAACCATCGCGGCGCTAGCTGCCTCGACGATCCTTGCGACATCTGCATTCGCGGGTGAGCTGGTGATCAACACCGACACATCCGACCCGGCCCCCAAGGCGGCCTTTGAACAGTTGATCGCCGATTTTGAGGCGGCCAACCCAGGTATCACCGTCAAATGGAACCTGTTCGATCACGAGGGCTATAAGACCTCGATCCGCAACTTCCTGACCGCTGATGCGCCTGATCTGGCCAACTGGTATGCCGGCAACCGCATGTTGCCCTACGTCAACGCCGGCCTGTTTGAAGATGTCAGCGATGTCTGGGACGACAATGGCCTGAACGAATCGCTGGCCTCGGCGGCCGGTTCGATGACCATCGACGGCAAAAAATGGGGGGTGCCTTACACCTATTACCAGTGGGGTGTTTACTATCGTAAGGACATCTTTGAGGCCAATAGCATCGAAGTGCCCACCAACTGGGACGAGTTCAAGGCGGCAGGTGCCACTCTGACCGAGGCAGGCGTTACCCCGATCACCATCGGCACCAAATACCTGTGGACGGCAGGCGGTGTGTTTGACTACCTGAACCTGCGCACCAATGGCTATGAGTTCCACATGGCGCTGACCAAAGGTGAGGTCGAGTGGACCGATCCGCGCGTTGTCGACACCATGAACAACTGGAAAGAGCTGATCGACGCCGGTTTCTTCCTGGAGAACCACACCTCGTATTCATGGCAGGAAGCCCTGGCGCCAATGGTTGCTGGCGACGCCGCCATGTATGTCATGGGCAACTTTGCCGTGGCGCCATTGCGTGAGGCAGGTCTGAGCGATGATCAGCTGGGCTTCTTCCAGTTCCCGGTGATCAACCCGGATGTACCGCTGGCCGAAGAAGCGCCAACCGATACGCTGCACATCCCGGCCAATGCGACCAACAAGGAAGACGCAAGGAAATTCCTGGCATTCCTGGCAACGGCTGATGCGCAGACCAAGATCAATGAGACGCTTGGTCAGCTGCCAATCCACAAGGATGCAACCGTGGGTGACGACAAGTTCCTGCAGGCTGGTTATGCCATGCTGTCGTCAACCGATGGCGGCATTGCCCAGTTCTTTGACCGCGATGCGCCGGCTGAAATGGCCAAGATCGGCATGGAAGGGTTCCAGGAGTTCATGGTCAAGCCCGAGCGTCTGGACGCCATTCTGGCGCGTCTCGAAAAGACCCGTCAGCGCGTCTACAAATAA
- a CDS encoding carbohydrate ABC transporter permease encodes MSASRASRFNQRSLAPVLFLAPAILFFMFYVIFPIFQSMQISLYDWDGLGDKTFVGIDNYVELMDDEAFYTSLKNNVIWLVLYMLAIPAGLFIALFLNQTVFGMRLYKSLFFFPFVISQVVVGLVFTWFYDPSYGLLNVILGWFSLGPVTILGDETWVTYGIIFAGLWPQTAYCMILYITGLNAVDPEQIEAGRLDNAKGWNMLWYIILPQLKPATFIAIVVTVIGALRSFDLVSIMTAGGPWGSSRVLAYYMYEKAFSEYGFRMGYGAAIAVVLFLIMMIYITVFLVKMYRDEKGH; translated from the coding sequence ATGTCAGCGTCTCGCGCATCCCGTTTCAATCAGCGCAGCCTTGCCCCGGTGTTATTCCTGGCGCCGGCCATTCTGTTTTTCATGTTCTATGTGATCTTTCCGATTTTTCAGTCGATGCAAATTTCGCTGTATGACTGGGATGGTCTGGGGGACAAAACCTTTGTTGGCATCGACAATTATGTTGAGCTGATGGATGATGAGGCGTTCTATACCTCGCTCAAGAACAACGTGATCTGGCTGGTGCTCTATATGCTGGCGATCCCGGCGGGCCTGTTCATCGCGCTGTTTCTGAACCAGACTGTGTTTGGCATGCGCCTGTATAAATCGCTGTTCTTCTTTCCTTTTGTGATCAGCCAAGTGGTGGTTGGCCTGGTGTTCACCTGGTTCTATGACCCCTCTTATGGGCTGCTGAATGTGATCCTCGGCTGGTTCTCCCTGGGGCCGGTGACCATCCTGGGCGATGAGACTTGGGTGACCTATGGCATCATCTTTGCCGGGCTCTGGCCGCAGACCGCCTATTGCATGATCCTCTATATTACCGGGCTGAACGCCGTTGACCCCGAACAGATCGAGGCCGGGCGTCTGGACAATGCCAAGGGCTGGAACATGCTGTGGTACATCATCTTGCCGCAACTGAAACCGGCCACCTTCATCGCCATCGTGGTCACCGTCATTGGCGCGTTGCGCAGTTTCGATCTGGTGTCGATCATGACCGCAGGCGGCCCCTGGGGCAGCTCACGGGTGCTGGCCTACTACATGTATGAAAAAGCCTTTTCCGAGTACGGATTCCGCATGGGCTATGGCGCCGCAATTGCCGTTGTCCTGTTCCTGATCATGATGATCTACATCACCGTCTTCCTGGTGAAGATGTACCGCGACGAAAAGGGCCACTGA
- a CDS encoding carbohydrate ABC transporter permease, with protein sequence MFPTPIERRSAAVQRLYKTALPFAMVLWLLPLIAVALTSVRSAGDITAGNYWGWPTSFNLAQNYSDIFTNTPLGSYMWNSVRVTVPTVIGTLALSCMSGFALAVYKFKGNMLVFFMFVAGNFVPFQILMVPVRDLTLQMGIYNTVTGLALFHIAFQTGFCTLFMRNFIRALPVELIEAARVEGVKEWRIFWFIILPLMRPAIAALAVLVFTFIWNDYFWATVLTQGAESQPVTAGLYSLNGQWVAAWHLVSAGSIVAALPPVAIFFLLQKHFIAGLTLGAVK encoded by the coding sequence ATGTTCCCAACCCCTATTGAGCGCCGCTCGGCCGCCGTGCAACGGCTGTATAAAACCGCCCTGCCCTTTGCCATGGTGTTGTGGCTGCTGCCGCTGATCGCTGTGGCGCTGACCTCGGTCCGCTCGGCGGGAGACATCACCGCCGGCAATTACTGGGGCTGGCCGACATCCTTTAATCTGGCGCAGAACTACTCGGACATCTTCACCAATACGCCGCTGGGCAGTTACATGTGGAATTCAGTCCGGGTGACTGTTCCCACGGTGATCGGCACCCTGGCGCTGTCGTGCATGTCGGGCTTTGCGCTGGCAGTGTATAAATTCAAGGGCAACATGCTGGTGTTTTTCATGTTTGTGGCCGGCAATTTTGTGCCATTTCAAATCCTGATGGTGCCGGTGCGGGATCTGACCCTGCAAATGGGCATTTACAACACCGTCACCGGGCTGGCGCTGTTCCACATCGCCTTTCAGACCGGGTTCTGCACCCTGTTCATGCGCAATTTCATCCGCGCGCTGCCGGTTGAGCTGATCGAGGCGGCACGGGTTGAGGGGGTCAAGGAATGGCGGATTTTCTGGTTCATCATCCTGCCACTGATGCGGCCGGCCATTGCGGCGCTGGCGGTGCTGGTGTTCACCTTTATCTGGAACGATTATTTCTGGGCCACGGTGCTGACCCAGGGTGCCGAAAGCCAGCCGGTCACTGCGGGTCTGTATTCGCTGAACGGTCAGTGGGTCGCCGCCTGGCATCTGGTTTCGGCGGGATCAATAGTGGCGGCGCTGCCACCGGTTGCGATCTTCTTTTTGCTGCAAAAACACTTCATCGCGGGCCTGACTCTGGGCGCTGTCAAGTAA
- the melA gene encoding alpha-glucosidase/alpha-galactosidase — MAIKIAFIGAGSTIFMRNIIGDVLHHPALSDAMIALMDIDATRLEESALVANKMIASMGVAARVATFTDQRAALEGADFVVVAFQIGGYRPCTVTDFDIPKSYGLDQTIADTLGIGGIMRGLRTVPHLWSVCEDMMAVCPQATLLQYVNPMAINTWAIGARYPKIKQVGLCHSVQGTAEELARDLGIAASDLRYRAGGINHMAFYLEFEGRQKDGSYRDLYPALKAGYDEGRFPTATGANDRCPNFVRYEVMKHFGLFVTESSEHFAEYVPWFIKSHRPDLIEQFQIPLDEYPLRCEEQIADWVAQAEALRQAPTLEVAKSHEYAAIIMNAITTGTPSVIYGNLPNRGQIPQLPLGAAVEVPCLVDASGIQPTVVNDIPPQLVAMMRSNINVQELTVQALLTENRDHIYHAAMMDPRTAAELDLRQIRKLVDELLVAHGDWMPGWVSGKVAT, encoded by the coding sequence ATGGCCATCAAGATTGCCTTTATCGGCGCCGGCTCGACCATCTTCATGCGCAACATCATCGGCGATGTGCTGCACCACCCTGCCCTGAGCGATGCTATGATCGCCCTGATGGATATCGACGCCACCCGGTTGGAGGAATCCGCGCTGGTGGCCAACAAGATGATCGCATCCATGGGTGTGGCGGCGCGGGTGGCGACATTCACCGATCAACGAGCGGCGCTGGAGGGCGCGGATTTCGTGGTGGTGGCGTTCCAGATCGGCGGTTACAGGCCCTGCACTGTCACCGATTTCGACATCCCCAAAAGCTATGGTCTGGATCAGACCATTGCCGACACGCTGGGCATTGGTGGCATCATGCGGGGCCTGCGCACCGTGCCGCATCTGTGGTCGGTCTGCGAAGACATGATGGCGGTCTGCCCTCAGGCGACCTTGCTGCAATACGTCAACCCGATGGCGATCAACACCTGGGCGATTGGCGCGCGCTACCCAAAGATCAAACAGGTGGGCCTGTGCCATTCGGTTCAGGGCACCGCCGAGGAACTGGCGCGGGATCTGGGGATCGCCGCCAGTGATCTGCGCTATCGCGCCGGTGGCATCAACCATATGGCGTTTTATCTGGAGTTTGAGGGCCGTCAAAAGGATGGCAGCTACCGGGATCTCTACCCTGCCCTGAAGGCGGGCTATGACGAGGGCCGCTTTCCCACCGCCACCGGCGCCAATGATCGTTGCCCGAATTTTGTGCGCTATGAGGTGATGAAACACTTTGGCCTGTTCGTCACCGAATCCTCCGAGCATTTCGCGGAATATGTGCCCTGGTTCATCAAATCGCACCGGCCTGACCTGATCGAGCAGTTTCAGATCCCGCTGGATGAATACCCGCTTCGCTGTGAAGAGCAGATCGCCGATTGGGTCGCTCAGGCCGAGGCGCTGCGCCAGGCCCCGACACTCGAAGTTGCCAAAAGCCACGAATATGCGGCGATCATCATGAACGCCATCACCACCGGCACGCCGTCAGTGATCTATGGCAACCTTCCAAACCGCGGCCAGATCCCGCAACTGCCGCTGGGTGCGGCGGTTGAGGTGCCCTGTCTGGTGGATGCCAGTGGCATTCAACCCACGGTGGTCAATGACATCCCGCCGCAGCTGGTTGCGATGATGCGCAGCAATATCAATGTGCAGGAGCTGACGGTGCAGGCGCTGCTGACCGAGAACCGCGACCATATCTACCATGCCGCCATGATGGACCCGCGCACCGCCGCCGAGCTGGATCTGCGCCAGATCCGAAAGCTGGTGGACGAGTTGCTGGTCGCGCATGGTGACTGGATGCCCGGCTGGGTCAGCGGTAAGGTCGCAACATGA
- a CDS encoding SDR family NAD(P)-dependent oxidoreductase, with protein sequence MSKTATFHDLAGASVFITGGGSGIGASLTEGFLRQGAKVAFVGRSDASGFVDQMERDTGQRPLFIQCDITDTAALQAAIAQSAQANGTIDVLVNNAANDQRHETLEVTEEFWDWMQAINLKAYFFACQAVLPGMKAAGTGSIINFSSISYMMGNAGYPAYVSANAGITGMTRGLAREFGPDGIRVNALAPGWVLTDKQLEKWATPEALSAHLERQCLKDHLKPQDIIDAVLFLASGTSRMMTGQTMAVDGGVVVSG encoded by the coding sequence ATGAGCAAAACAGCCACATTTCACGATCTTGCAGGTGCTTCCGTCTTCATCACCGGCGGCGGCTCGGGCATTGGCGCCTCGTTGACCGAAGGCTTCCTGCGCCAGGGCGCCAAGGTGGCTTTTGTCGGGCGTTCGGATGCCTCGGGTTTTGTCGATCAGATGGAGCGCGACACCGGTCAGCGACCGCTGTTCATTCAGTGTGACATCACCGATACCGCTGCCCTGCAGGCCGCCATCGCGCAAAGCGCGCAGGCAAACGGCACCATCGACGTTTTGGTGAACAATGCCGCCAACGACCAGCGCCATGAGACGCTGGAGGTCACCGAAGAGTTCTGGGACTGGATGCAGGCGATCAACCTCAAGGCCTACTTCTTTGCCTGTCAGGCGGTGCTGCCGGGAATGAAAGCGGCAGGCACGGGGTCCATCATCAACTTCTCGTCGATCAGCTATATGATGGGCAATGCGGGCTATCCGGCCTATGTCAGTGCCAATGCGGGTATCACCGGCATGACCCGTGGTCTGGCGCGTGAATTTGGCCCCGACGGCATCCGAGTCAACGCGCTGGCGCCGGGCTGGGTGCTAACCGACAAACAGCTAGAGAAATGGGCGACGCCCGAGGCCCTGTCGGCGCATCTGGAGCGCCAGTGCCTGAAAGACCATTTGAAACCGCAGGATATCATTGATGCCGTGTTGTTCCTGGCCTCGGGTACCAGCCGGATGATGACCGGCCAGACCATGGCGGTTGATGGCGGAGTGGTGGTATCAGGTTGA